A window from Fragaria vesca subsp. vesca linkage group LG5, FraVesHawaii_1.0, whole genome shotgun sequence encodes these proteins:
- the LOC101308388 gene encoding glutamate receptor 3.1-like, which produces MWAASGAVLVYTILIIWFLERPSNPEFSGPLKNQIGTATWFTFTSLFFSQREKIHNNLTRVVVIMWLFVVLILTSSYTANLSSMLTIQRLKPNVTDIEMLKRTDTKVGLDGDSFVEDYLKDVLQFNSKDIITISDEFKYTEAFRNKSISAAFLELPYAKVFMNHYCKGYTATAPTYRFGGLGFIFQKGSPIAQDFTKAILQLLEDGELKSLEDTWLTPNRDCPNNATSDVPESLSVKNFMGLYVISGATSTICLLLSFTILLKKYQQHQEAYLGNASDESVWNRTVRIARFLYNREFNVPISRAPSFVDVLELTSSREEHVIISTPQEVEASNPAQTEGSPPHS; this is translated from the exons ATGTGGGCGGCGAGTGGTGCTGTATTAGTCTACACAATCTTGATTATATGGTTTCTGGAGCGCCCGTCTAATCCAGAATTCAGTGGTCCATTGAAGAATCAGATTGGCACCGCAACTTGGTTCACCTTCACCTCTTTGTTCTTTTCTCAGA GAGAGAAAATCCATAACAACTTAACTCGAGTAGTTGTTATAATGTGGCTGTTTGTTGTATTAATCCTAACCTCAAGCTACACCGCTAATTTGTCGTCAATGCTCACCATCCAACGATTGAAACCAAATGTAACAGACATCGAAATGCTAAAGAGAACCGACACAAAAGTTGGCTTGGATGGGGATTCGTTTGTCGAAGATTACTTGAAGGATGTACTTCAATTCAACTCAAAGGACATCATCACAATAAGCGATGAATTCAAGTACACAGAGGCATTCAGAAACAAAAGTATATCTGCTGCCTTTCTTGAACTCCCATATGCAAAAGTATTCATGAACCACTACTGCAAGGGATATACTGCAACCGCACCCACCTATAGATTTGGAGGACTAGGCTTT ATATTTCAGAAGGGCTCTCCAATTGCCCAGGATTTCACCAAGGCCATTCTACAATTACTGGAGGATGGAGAACTTAAGTCACTTGAAGATACTTGGTTGACACCGAATCGTGACTGTCCAAACAATGCAACTTCCGATGTTCCAGAAAGCTTGAGTGTCAAGAATTTTATGGGCCTTTATGTAATATCCGGTGCTACTTCCACCATTTGCCTCCTATTATCCTTCACCATCTTGCTGAAGAAGTATCAACAACACCAGGAAGCATACCTAGGAAATGCAAGTGATGAAAGTGTTTGGAACAGGACAGTTAGAATAGCGAGATTCTTGTATAATAGAGAGTTCAATGTTCCAATAAGCAGAGCTCCAAGTTTTGTTGATGTGCTGGAATTGACTTCTTCCCGAGAGGAGCATGTGATCATTTCCACCCCTCAGGAGGTTGAGGCCTCCAACCCTGCACAAACTGAAGGCAGTCCACCACATTCATAA
- the LOC101313416 gene encoding MND1-interacting protein 1-like translates to MGCTVREKPVRANRRIKPVAVRTNIDHCCYLEKASMAKSVIEASLKPFPTRNPNPDEAGWGYCTEDQLEELLLKNLELLYNEAISKLVALGYGEDLALKAILRNGHCYGGMDVLTNIMHNSLAHLNSDSGSKDGNSEDSEPVFADLRQLEEYSLAGMVCMLQQVRPRLSKGDAMWCLLMSDLHVGRASTMEIPVLPSAGNESGAAAAGNVESGGNGSHSVGVMAPALCRFHGGWGFGNEGSSEFPVQGFFSNGAELTLQRDIECPKRFNLSPSMKSLLKRNVAMFAAGFRANSKQLHSQPQVSISNLTSGDVVVGLGDEVAVHQPEESQKSKNQEVVTSVLSKFRDLNLDENLELGGEDQKNEVIVTLLHQVKELEKQVKERKEWAHQKAMQAAKKLSHDLTELKMLRMEREETQRLKKGKQTLEDTTMKRLSEMENALRKASGQVDRANAAVRRLENENAEIRAEMEASKLSASESVNTCLEVAKREKKCLKRLLAWEKQKGKLQEEIGEEKQKILELQQQLARIKQDQKEAEVKWKQEVKAKEAALALVDEERVAKETAEAGNKRKLEALRLKIEIDFQRHKDDLQRLEQELSRLKSSAQSTKLPLPSNALPRGISGGAKPQGETIAKLLRELDNLENSEEREVSCDRECMICMKDEVSVVFLPCAHQILCANCNDDYGKKGRATCPCCRAPIEHRIRVFGASS, encoded by the exons ATGGGATGTACTGTGAGAGAGAAGCCCGTGCGCGCCAATCGGAGGATCAAACCCGTCGCCGTGAGAACCAATATCGACCATTGCTGCTACCTCGAGAAAGCTTCAATGGCGAAATCGGTAATCGAAGCGAGTCTGAAGCCCTTCCCTACTCGAAATCCTAATCCGGACGAGGCTGGGTGGGGCTACTGCACTGAGGATCAATTAGAGGAGCTGCTGCTGAAGAATCTGGAGCTTTTATACAACGAGGCGATTTCGAAGCTGGTTGCTTTGGGCTATGGTGAGGACCTTGCGCTCAAGGCGATTCTGAGAAATGGGCATTGTTATGGTGGGATGGATGTGTTGACGAATATTATGCATAACTCTTTGGCTCATTTGAATAGTGATTCCGGGAGTAAGGATGGGAATTCGGAGGATTCGGAGCCGGTTTTCGCTGATTTGAGGCAGTTGGAGGAGTATTCGCTGGCCGGGATGGTGTGTATGTTGCAGCAGGTTAGGCCGAGGTTGAGTAAAGGGGATGCAATGTGGTGTTTGCTGATGAGTGATCTTCATGTGGGGAGGGCGAGCACTATGGAGATTCCGGTGCTTCCTAGCGCGGGGAACGAGAGTGGTGCTGCGGCGGCTGGGAATGTTGAGAGTGGCGGAAATGGGAGCCATTCGGTTGGTGTTATGGCCCCGGCGCTGTGTAGGTTTCATGGCGGGTGGGGTTTTGGGAATGAGGGGAGTTCGGAGTTTCCTGTTCAGGGGTTTTTCTCGAATGGTGCTGAGTTGACTTTGCAGAGGGATATTGAGTGTCCCAAGAGGTTTAATCTTTCGCCTTCGATGAAGTCGTTGTTGAAGAGGAATGTTGCAATGTTTGCAGCTGGTTTTCGAGCAAACTCAAAGCAGTTGCATTCCCAACCGCAGGTTTCCATTAGCAATCTGACGAGTGGGGATGTGGTGGTTGGATTGGGGGATGAAGTCGCGGTCCACCAACCTGAAGAGTCGCAGAAGTCAAAGAACCAGGAGGTGGTTACCTCAGTGTTGAGTAAATTTCGTGATTTGAATCTTGATGAGAATTTGGAACTTGGAGGGGAAGATCAAAAGAATGAGGTGATAGTAACTTTACTTCATCAGGTTAAAGAGCTTGAGAAGCAAGTGAAGGAGCGGAAGGAGTGGGCCCACCAGAAGGCTATGCAAGCTGCAAAAAAGCTTAGTCATGATCTCACAGAGCTTAAAATGCTGAGGATGGAAAGAGAGGAGACTCAAAGGTTGAAGAAAGGGAAACAAACTCTTGAGGACACAACCATGAAGAGGCTCTCCGAGATGGAAAATGCTCTGAGAAAGGCTAGCGGTCAAGTGGACCGGGCAAATGCAGCTGTTAGGCGACTTGAGAATGAGAATGCAGAAATCAGAGCAGAGATGGAGGCTTCTAAACTGAGTGCATCAGAGTCAGTCAACACCTGTTTAGAGGTGGCAAAGAGGGAGAAAAAGTGCCTGAAGAGGCTTTTGGCTTGGGAGAAACAAAAAGGTAAATTGCAGGAAGAGATTGGAGAGGAGAAACAGAAGATTTTAGAATTGCAACAACAGTTAGCTCGTATAAAGCAGGATCAGAAAGAAGCTGAG GTGAAATGGAAGCAGGAGGTGAAGGCTAAGGAGGCAGCCTTGGCACTAGTGGACGAGGAAAGAGTTGCTAAAGAAACAGCTGAAGCTGGTAATAAACGAAAACTTGAGGCCTTGCGCCTAAAGATAGAAATAGATTTCCAACGTCATAAGGATGATCTCCAAAGACTTGAGCAAGAACTCTCGCGTCTAAAATCATCTGCGCAGTCTACCAAATTGCCTCTTCCATCAAATGCTCTGCCAAGAGGAATATCTGGTGGTGCCAAACCTCAAGGAGAAACTATTGCCAAACTGCTTCGTGAGTTAGATAACCTGGAGAATTCTGAAGAGAGAGAAGTCAGCTGCGATAGAGAATGCATGATATGCATGAAAGATGAGGTGTCTGTTGTTTTCCTGCCATGTGCTCATCAAATTCTCTGCGCTAATTGCAATGATGATTATGGCAAGAAAGGTAGAGCTACTTGCCCGTGCTGCCGAGCTCCAATTGAACATAGAATTCGTGTTTTTGGTGCAAGTTCTTAG
- the LOC101308686 gene encoding glutamate receptor 2.7-like, translating into MAFPCAYTFNKIQRLWMLLPLLIIFTIITLYHVAEAENEKTFINFGGIVNLNTRIGKEQKIAMVIATEKFNSLSNTHSLIPHFRHSDRDPLVAALAAKELIKDKKVNLIVGMETWQEAALVADVGNRAQVPVISFAAPTITPPLIHHDWPFLIRVASDRAVQMKCIADIVSLYSWKRVIVIYQDDGYGGDSGMLALLSEALQDVGSKIEHHLVLPRVSSLSNPSWGELEEMLKLPTFQSRVFIVLQSSFSAATNLFRVAKKMGLVERDSAWIITESITSLLESQVNHDMEGTLGIKTYYDSNSSSYAKFEKEFQTRFPEEDNSKPGIYALRSYDIMEIIAQAIRKTTNNTTDLQVLLNTVNKHMGLSGEMHLKRGEVLNTPTFRIINIVKGNKYKELNFRGPGFGFSKSLTKEKSENRTHDVGTVVWPGNLIERAPKGWAMPTVRKPLRIVVPGRTSFSAFVKVDSRKNTLPYDGFCIQIFYKVLGLLDYPLLYEFHAVNGSYDDLVELVHNKACQHVL; encoded by the exons ATGGCTTTTCCTTGTGCATATACCTTTAACAAAATCCAAAGACTTTGGATGCTGCTTCCTCTTCTCATCATCTTCACCATCATCACTCTCTATCATGTTGCTGAAGCTGAAAATGAGAAAACGTTCATCAATTTTGGAGGAATCGTTAATCTGAACACTCGTATAGGTAAAGAACAGAAAATTGCTATGGTTATTGCAACGGAAAAGTTCAACAGCCTCTCAAACACTCATAGCCTGATCCCTCATTTTCGACACTCTGACAGAGATCCCTTGGTTGCTGCACTTGCTG CTAAAGAGTTGATAAAGGACAAGAAGGTAAATCTGATAGTTGGAATGGAGACTTGGCAGGAAGCAGCTCTAGTAGCTGATGTGGGGAACCGAGCTCAAGTTCCGGTGATTTCATTTGCAGCACCTACTATAACCCCACCTCTAATACACCATGACTGGCCATTTCTGATACGAGTGGCAAGCGATCGCGCTGTTCAAATGAAATGCATTGCAGATATAGTGTCTTTGTACAGTTGGAAAAGAGTTATAGTTATATACCAGGATGATGGTTATGGTGGTGATTCTGGGATGCTAGCTCTTTTATCCGAGGCTCTTCAAGATGTTGGCTCAAAGATCGAGCATCATTTGGTTCTCCCAAGGGTTTCTTCTCTGTCTAATCCTAGTTGGGGTGAACTAGAAGAGATGTTGAAGCTTCCCACCTTTCAATCTCGGGTGTTCATTGTTCTTCAGTCATCTTTCTCAGCAGCCACCAATCTGTTCAGGGTGGCAAAAAAGATGGGCCTTGTAGAAAGAGACTCAGCTTGGATAATCACAGAGAGTATTACAAGTTTGCTCGAGTCTCAAGTCAATCATGATATGGAAGGTACTTTGGGAATCAAGACCTACTATGACTCTAACAGTAGTTCCTATGCCAAGTTTGAGAAGGAATTCCAAACAAGATTTCCAGAAGAAGATAACTCCAAGCCAGGAATTTATGCTCTTCGATCATACGATATTATGGAAATCATAGCACAGGCCATAAGGAAGACTACTAACAATACTACTGACCTTCAGGTGTTGTTAAATACAGTGAACAAACATATGGGATTAAGTGGCGAAATGCACTTGAAAAGAGGTGAAGTGTTGAACACTCCAACTTTCAGGATCATAAATATTGTGAAAGGGAACAAATACAAAGAACTGAACTTTAGGGGACCAGGGTTTGGATTCTCAAAGAGCCTTACAAAAGAAAAAAGCGAAAACAGAACTCATGATGTTGGTACAGTAGTTTGGCCCGGCAATCTGATTGAACGAGCCCCCAAAGGCTGGGCAATGCCTACTGTACGAAAGCCATTGAGAATTGTGGTTCCAGGTAGAACCTCCTTCAGCGCATTTGTAAAGGTTGATTCAAGGAAGAACACTCTCCCGTATGACGGTTTCTGCATTCAGATTTTCTACAAGGTGCTAGGTCTCTTGGACTATCCTCTGCTATATGAGTTCCATGCCGTTAATGGCTCATACGATGATCTGGTAGAACTAGTCCATAACAAG GCATGTCAGCATGTGCTCTAA